One Spinacia oleracea cultivar Varoflay chromosome 4, BTI_SOV_V1, whole genome shotgun sequence DNA segment encodes these proteins:
- the LOC130472517 gene encoding auxin-induced protein 22D-like — MGRSNENSSYLNDTELRLGLPGTNGSEKKRSFSDISEESTSGVEDCHDDYLIPQQSKVQAIGWPPIRSYRKNFLEAKKSQDESTRMYVKVSMDGAPYLRKIDLKQYKDYKELLRALEAMFKFNGIEYEQTYEDKDGDWMLVGDVPWEMFIGSCKRLRLVKGSESNGLA, encoded by the exons ATGGGACGGAGTAATGAAAACTCGAGTTATCTTAATGACACAGAGTTGAGATTAGGGTTACCTGGAACTAATGGATCTGAGAAGAAAAGATCATTTTCGGATATTAGTGAGGAATCTACTTCTGGTGTTGAAGATTGCCATGACGACTACCTAATTCCACAACAATCAAA GGTTCAAGCAATTGGATGGCCTCCAATTAGATCATACAGGAAAAATTTCCTTGAAGCGAAAAAATCACAAGATGAATCCACGAGGATGTACGTGAAGGTTAGCATGGATGGAGCACCTTATCTAAGAAAGATAGATCTAAAACAATACAAAGATTACAAGGAACTCCTAAGGGCCTTAGAAGCCATGTTCAAATTTAATGGTATAGAGTATGAACAAACTTATGAAGACAAAGATGGAGATTGGATGTTGGTTGGAGATGTTCCTTGGGAAATGTTTATTGGTTCTTGCAAAAGGCTTAGATTAGTGAAAGGATCTGAATCAAATGGCTTGGCCTAA